One Tachyglossus aculeatus isolate mTacAcu1 chromosome 18, mTacAcu1.pri, whole genome shotgun sequence DNA segment encodes these proteins:
- the LOC119940074 gene encoding ankyrin repeat domain-containing protein 13A-like produces MAEPTDTSSTGTAASCHLAMSFPALRGMGREQRTVRGSKPRRGPGLGLVSSATLDAGFEVDQSVFEISESYHIQDTGRNMHLQDEDYEIMQFAIQQSLLESNRRQEAPGLSSNGTITQPHLYDAQYER; encoded by the exons ATGGCCGAGCCGACAGACACTTCATCCACGGGGACTGCGGCCTCCTGCCACTTGGCCATGTCTTTTCCAGCCCTgagagggatgggaagagagCAACGGACAGTGCG CGGAAGCAAACCGAGGCGGGGGCCTGGACTTGGGTTGGTTTCCTCAGCTACCCTTGATGCCGGTTTTGAAGTCGACCAGTCCGTGTTCGAGATCTCCGAATCCTATCACATCCAAGACACTGGTAGAAATATGCACCTGCAAGATGAGGATTATGAAATCATGCAGTTTGCCATTCAGCAGAGCCTGCTGGAGTCCAATAGGAGACAA GAAGCGCCTGGACTCTCCTCCAACGGGACGATCACCCAGCCACACCTGTATGACGCTCAGTATGAGAGGTAG